The following DNA comes from Neorhodopirellula lusitana.
GCGCCACCGAGGTAGGCAAGCAATGCATCGTCAACGTTAAAGGTGGCCATCGCGTTTGATTGAGTCGCACAACGGAAGGTTTTTACGACACCGCCTTTGCGAAGCCATTCAAGTTTGAACTACGAAAGATTCTACCAGTAGAGGGAGGTTTGAACAAACGACAGCGGTGTGCCGAAGGCCTAGCGTAAAAACTATGTTATCCGCCCATTGCGGTCTCCATCTCGATTAACTCGATGACGGAATCGGCAACAAGCTGATAGCTCTGTTTAGTATATCCGCCACTGAGAACCATGATCGTTGGGATGCCACGCTTGCGAAGTTCGCCGACAACAAACAGGTCGCGTTCGCGTATGGTAGCTGCGGAGATATTGAGGTCGCCCAGCGGGTCGCCAGCGAATACGTCCGTGCCAGCATTGTAAATCGCCAGTCCAATTGGTGATCGCCCAACGGAATCAAGAAAACCCGGAAGCCGATCATTCAATTCACGCATGTATTCAGCGTCAGTGATTGATTTGGTGATACCGACATCACAATCAACCCGTTTGCGAGCATCAACGTCGAAAATCGGATAGATGCGGCAATTGAAAATGTCGAAAATGAAAACGCGATTGTCGGACATGAACGTGTGGCAAACACCATTGCCCTGATGGGCGTCAGTGTCGATGTAGGCAACACGCGCGTTCTCGTCGATCAGTTCTTGGTTTCGCAGTGCGGCAACAGCAATGCCGATATCGGAGTAGATCGAGAAGCCTTCGCCATGGTTCGGTTTGGCGTGGTGGTAGCCACCGCTGAGGTTGACAGAAAATCCATGTTCTAAGGCTTCGGTAGCAGCAAGGATCGTCCCACGGGTTGCCCAACGCATCGGTCGGAGCACATGCCAGTCAATTGCCCAGCTCGGAAGGCGTCGGATAGGTGGAACCTCAAGAGCGCCGGCAACGTACTTTGGGTCGCGCAATTTGGTGAGATATTCGTCTGAGTGAACCAGCGTCAGTTCTTCGTGGGAGGCCGCGCGTCGAGGTTGCACGTGAAGTTGGGAGATCGCTGATCCAAAGTGGCGGCTAATAAGACGCCAAGCACGGCCGTATTTGCGAGAGTCGAACGGATGGAGGCGTTCGAGGCCATAAAAGCCGATGTTGTAGTGTCGAGAATAGACGATGCGTGGCATGCGATTGTATTCGGGAGGACACCACTAATCTTGGAGCGGATAACGGAAGGTTTTTACGACACCGCCCTAAACGAAGCGAACGATGCCTGAACTAAGAATGATTCTACCAAGGACAGCCCACGTTGCCAAACAGGGAAGGTGTGCCGAAGGCCCTTGCGTAAAAACCATGTTGTCGGTCACGGACCACTGGGGATTGACCATAATTCCCGATGAAGGTCGCGAATGAACCGCCCGAGCAGGAGGCCGCAATTTTGGGAGTTCGGTGGCGGATCGAAAAGGTTGAATTCAGAAAACGAACACCAAGATTGAGTTGCGTTGACTACCGCGACCACACCAAGAATTCCATCCAAGACGTTTGAGTCATGATCATAGACAGTTGACCGTTTGCAACCTGAAAGAATCGTCGTCAAACGTTGATTTTGGGATTCATTCAGATTGCAGGAAAGTGGGCCGTCGTGCGCATCGCCTAGAATCGCGATGGCAACCGCGGATTCAGTGACAGTGAGTGTGGTGTGAGCCTGGTACTCAAAGCCAGTCTCGGCGAGCGTTACGATCCAGTTCGGAGGATTCGGGTGAGCAATCGAGGCACTTATGGCGGTCATCGACTCGCGAACAGTTCGAGTCAACCATTCACCATAGCCAGAACTCGCGAGGCAGGGATGCTTGAATAGTGCGTGCATCTGGTTTCGCTAGTGACCGACAACGGAAGGTTTTTACGACACCGCTTCTTTCCGAAGGCAAAAAGTGTCGCAACGCCAATCAGTTTACTAAAAAGAAACCACGTTGCCAAAGAGGCGGTGTCCACGGCGTGGCAAACCAACACGCGACAACGGAGTGAGCAGACGTGGCAAGCCAAACAATGCTCCAAGGACGAAGCCGTGGCTTTGCGTAAAAACCATGTTGTGCGACCGGCGAGTTACGGGAATGCATCTAACGTCGAAGATGCATCAAGTCCCAGTTGTGCCCAGCGGTCATCGGTCCAAAGGATGTCGAGATCAGGTAGGTCGTTTCCAAAAGATTGCATCAAACTATCGAATTGGGTGTCGAACGCCAGAACAGCTGCGAGTTCCGTGTCAGTTAAAGAGTCGCGAAACCACGCCGCATCGCGAAGCAGTCTAGAGACATTGTCCCACTGGCACGCAAGTTCAATGGGAATGTGTACGAAGGGAACTGCATCACGGTATGCACGCTGCGCGTCAGCCGACGCAAGGTCGGCCAGCGTCCCAAGCATCTGTTCGCGTGAGTTCGTGATAAGCTCGGCGGAAACCATTAGTTTAGGTCGCCCAACGGAAGGTTTTTACGACACCGTCCTAAACGAAGCGAACGATGCCTGAACTACCGGAAATTGTACCAAGGCCAGACTGCGTCGCCAAACAAGGAAGGTGTGCCGAAGGCCTCAGCGTAAAAACCATGTTGTCGGACGCGATGCGCTACGAGTGAGTTCTCCATCCGCGTTTTTCCATCCGTCGATAGTTGTCGGCAGTGCGAATTGAGCCGAGATATCCAGTCAATTTTTCAAGTTCGTCGTCCGGTTCGCCCTCGAAGGGCGAAACATAGACAGCGTTCCCATAGTTTCGTTGCATTTTTGACGGGGTATCGTCAACGAAAAGGATTCGACGCATGTCGAAGCCAAGGCGTTTGACCTTGCGGAGGTCTTTGATGAAGACGGTCTCGAAACGTTCAGGGTCCATGC
Coding sequences within:
- a CDS encoding histone deacetylase family protein, with amino-acid sequence MPRIVYSRHYNIGFYGLERLHPFDSRKYGRAWRLISRHFGSAISQLHVQPRRAASHEELTLVHSDEYLTKLRDPKYVAGALEVPPIRRLPSWAIDWHVLRPMRWATRGTILAATEALEHGFSVNLSGGYHHAKPNHGEGFSIYSDIGIAVAALRNQELIDENARVAYIDTDAHQGNGVCHTFMSDNRVFIFDIFNCRIYPIFDVDARKRVDCDVGITKSITDAEYMRELNDRLPGFLDSVGRSPIGLAIYNAGTDVFAGDPLGDLNISAATIRERDLFVVGELRKRGIPTIMVLSGGYTKQSYQLVADSVIELIEMETAMGG